ATTCAAAATTGGAAATAGAGTGAGACAAAAGGTTCGAGACGATCCCAAAGGAATCTCGGTTATCAATTAAATAGGGGATATCTAACCCATTTTCATCGTATAATCCGCCTGTTGCATCCCCAACTCCAATCACCTTCACACCTAACTCGTATAAATAACCAGCTAAATAGCTTCCAACATTGCCAAATCCTTGAATAATGACTCTCATATCTTTTAATGATTTTTTCTTTAACTCGCATACCATTTGAAGGGTATATAGTACACCTTTTGAGGTAGCCGTTTCCCTCCCTTTAGAGCCTCCTAGCGCGATGGGCTTTCCAGTAATAAAGCCTGGATTATCAAATTCTCGAATATGATCATATTCATCCAACATCCAAGCCATAATTTGCGAGTTTGTATACATGTCAGGAGCCGGAATATCCTTTGTCGGTCCTACCAGTTGACTGACTGCCCGCACATATCCCCTACTCAATCGCTCTAGTTCATCCAGACTCATTTTACGTGGATCACAAACGATGCCACCCTTTGCTCCGCCGTATGGTAAATCCGTTATCCCGCATTTTAGACTCATCCACCCAGCGAGAGCTTTTACTTCTTCCGGTGTCACATCTGGGTGAAAACGAATCCCACCTTTCGTTGGTCCTGCGGCATCATTATGCTGTGCCCTGTACCCATGAAATATCTGAGTTTGACCATTATCCATTCGTACAGGAATACTAACTTCAAGGAATCTCATTGGTTTTTTTAAAAAATCATAAACTTGTTCTGGATAATTGAGGATACTAATGGCTTCCCTGAGTGTTTCCTGGAAATCCGATAATGGGGAATCCTTTTTCCTTTCAACTGCTTGACTCTTCGATTCAACCGACATCCTAACACCTCATTTAGTTTTGTTATTAAAGGTATAAGCAAGATTCGTGCCAAACTGTTAAATTCATATTTTCCAATGGGTGATTTCTTTTTTTAAAAAAACAGATGATTGTTTTATGAAAAAATAGCTTACTTATGCAAGATTGCATAAATGTTCCGAAAAAAGAAAGCGCATTCATTTTGATGAATGCGTTAAGAAAGTAGTTATTAGATTTGTTCTTCTGCTGTAAATTGTGGCGGTGCCACCCGGAATGCTTTGGTTAAAACCAGAAGATAGATAAAACCTAGACTGAACCAAATGATTCCCATGACAAGAGAGCTGACCTCAAGATTAATCCAAAGGATTCCAACCGATCCAGCGCCCAATAACGGCATAACGATGTATTGAAAAATTTCTCTTGGAGACTTATATCTTTTTTCTCTAATGGCAAAATGATTGATCACGGAAAGATTGACAAATGTAAAGGCCATTAATGCACCAAAATTGATAAGGGATGTAGCCGTCACCAAATCAAAGAACCATGCAGATAATGATATTACACCTACAATAACAACATTAATTGCCAGTGTCCTCCATTTTGGATGAATATAAGCAAACCATTTATCCGGAAAGACCTTATCCCGTCCCATTACATAAAGAAGACGTGACACACTCGCATGTGAAGCAAGGCCTAGACGCCAAAGTATTTACAAAGGTGGTACACAAGAAAATCGATTGGAATAACTTCCCACCCACATATAATGCAATTTCTGGCAAGGCGGCATCAGGT
The DNA window shown above is from Bacillus sp. T3 and carries:
- a CDS encoding Glu/Leu/Phe/Val dehydrogenase yields the protein MSVESKSQAVERKKDSPLSDFQETLREAISILNYPEQVYDFLKKPMRFLEVSIPVRMDNGQTQIFHGYRAQHNDAAGPTKGGIRFHPDVTPEEVKALAGWMSLKCGITDLPYGGAKGGIVCDPRKMSLDELERLSRGYVRAVSQLVGPTKDIPAPDMYTNSQIMAWMLDEYDHIREFDNPGFITGKPIALGGSKGRETATSKGVLYTLQMVCELKKKSLKDMRVIIQGFGNVGSYLAGYLYELGVKVIGVGDATGGLYDENGLDIPYLIDNRDSFGIVSNLLSHSISNFELLEKECDILIPAAISGVINIQNANKINCEIVIEAANGPTTKEALSILDERGILVVPDILANSGGVIVSYFEWCQNNQGYYWNEELVDTRLKEKITLAFINVYNTSKTYHVNMKVAAYMEGVRRLAEASRLRGWLKYK